From Cataglyphis hispanica isolate Lineage 1 chromosome 19, ULB_Chis1_1.0, whole genome shotgun sequence, one genomic window encodes:
- the LOC126856714 gene encoding DNA-3-methyladenine glycosylase-like isoform X1: protein MSTVKMLYCLLYDIYACMCVNICELSHLISPQIIHFRAIGSCETTKLMKRTRAAAKIQQQNTIEKNDEETIQKIQTMVILNERQKLNFKSLQNQDSKNESDTSNPSITTASKKSKSNQRGPNTKIHMKEGEKLKPNTNLGKGKLRAVVDLEMMKKELSQLEDPPTTPWEKELSSNRLQYKFFDIPCEELAQQLLGKVLVRYLENGTILKGRIVETEGYLGAIDKASHTYQNKVTPRNLPMYMPPGTIYVYMTYGMYHCFNISSQGDGCAVLVRAVEPLEGIMCMANQRNTSKIRKKNLKPHELCNGPSKLCMAYQINKEHSRYSLCTWKGLWIEDDSAAGDFKIVKSARIGIDSCGSEWANKLLRYYVYGSKSVSKKDKKAEMEIF from the exons ATGTCAACTGTCAAGATGctttattgtttattgtatgatatatacgcgtgtatgtgtgtaaatatatgtgaacTTTCTCATTTGATCTCGCCCc aaataattcattttcggGCAATCGGAAGCTGTGAGACAACTAAATTAATGAAGCGAACAAGAGCAGCTGCGAAAATTCAGCAGCAAAAtacaatcgaaaaaaatgatgaagaaaCTATACAAAAGATCCAAACGATG GTAATATTGAATGAAAGACAAAAACTAAACTTCAAGTCTTTACAAAATCAAGATAGCAAAAATGAATCTGATACAAGCAATCCTTCTATTACTACAGCCTCTAAGAAATCCAAAAGTAATCAGAGAGGGCCAAACACAAAAATTCACATGAAGG aagGAGAAAAGTTGAAACCAAATACGAATCTTGGCAAAGGAAAGTTGAGGGCTGTTGTGGATTTGGAgatgatgaaaaaagaattaagtcAATTAGAGGATCCTCCTACAACACCTTGGGAAAAGGAATTATCTTCTAATCGActgcaatataaattctttgatattCCCTGTGAAGAATTAGCACAGCAACTCCTAG GGAAAGTACTTGTAAGATATCTCGAGAATGGAACTATCCTCAAAGGCAGAATTGTAGAGACTGAGGGATATTTAGGTGCGATCGACAAAGCATCGCACACTTATCAAAACAAAGTTACACCTCGTAATCTACCAATGTACATGCCACCAGGAACTATTTATGTTTACATGACATATGGCATGTACCACTGCTTCAATATCTCTAGTCAAG GTGACGGATGCGCGGTGCTGGTACGAGCCGTCGAGCCTCTGGAGGGTATCATGTGCATGGCTAATCAGCGCAACACCTCGaagataaggaaaaaaaatctaaagccGCATGAACTGTGCAACGGTCCTTCGAAGCTCTGCATGGcgtatcaaattaataaggaGCATAGCAGATATTCTCTTTGTACATGGAAAGGTCTGTGGATCGAGGATGACAGCGCAGCGGGGGATTTCAAGATCGTCAAGTCCGCCAGAATTGGAATTGACAGTTGTGGTTCAGAATGGGCCAACAAACTTTTACGCTATTATGTCTATGGCAGTAAATCTGTCagtaaaaaagacaaaaaggcAGAGAtggagattttttaa
- the LOC126856716 gene encoding complex I intermediate-associated protein 30, mitochondrial isoform X2: MTTRIFRKVLTDFAIGRRKLHVTVNHLSFYQKDRRSGYKVVYDRPPPEQNLSIIGRLREGCRQLKEEFGIWLEEMRETLKMDPTFIYRTNEVDVVWRFNKDPKSLDQWVTSCDSDYEEGYSTAKLELSSTGTGIFSGTLSTRLPKDGRIKSAGFCNITTIPKQRSFKRDICHDWTPYTHLILRVRGDGRCYMLSISTRGIFDLTWNDVYNYVLHTRGGPYWQYVKVPFSKFVFSSKGRLQDDQTAIMLHEVTNFGVRF, from the exons ATGACTACGCgaatatttagaaaagtaTTGACGGATTTTGCGATCGGAAGGAGAAAATTACATGTAACTGTGAATCATTTGTCTTTCTATCAAAAAGATCGAAGATCAGGTTATAAAGTAGTGTATGATAGACCACCACCGGAACAAAACTTGAGCATTATAGGCAGATTACGCGAAGGGTGCCGACAATTGAAGGAAGAGTTTGGTATTTGGTTGGAAGAAATGAGGGAAACGTTGAAAATGGATCCcacttttatatacagaacAAATGAAGTGGATGTTGTGTGGCGATTTAACAAAGATCCAAAATCATTGGATCAGTGGGTTACTAGCTGTGATAGTGATTACGAAGAAGGCTACTCAACAGCAAA ATTAGAATTATCTTCTACTGGAACTGGCATATTCTCTGGTACATTAAGCACTCGTTTGCCCAAAGATGGCAGAATAAAAAGTGCTGGTTTCTGTAATATTACTACAATTCCTAAACAAAGATCCTTCAAACGCGATATTTGTCATGATTGGACGCCATATACTCATCTCATTCTTCGTGTTAGAGGAGATGGCAGATGTTACATGCTGAGTATTTCAACCAGAGGCATATTCGATTTAACGTGGAacgatgtatataattatgtgctTCATACCAGAGGTGGACCTTATTGGCAATATGTTAAAGTACCATTCTccaaatttgtattttcaagTAAAGGCAGGCTGCAGGACGATCAGACAGCCATCATGCTGCATGAAGTCACAAATTTTG gagtcagattttaa
- the LOC126856716 gene encoding complex I intermediate-associated protein 30, mitochondrial isoform X1: MTTRIFRKVLTDFAIGRRKLHVTVNHLSFYQKDRRSGYKVVYDRPPPEQNLSIIGRLREGCRQLKEEFGIWLEEMRETLKMDPTFIYRTNEVDVVWRFNKDPKSLDQWVTSCDSDYEEGYSTAKLELSSTGTGIFSGTLSTRLPKDGRIKSAGFCNITTIPKQRSFKRDICHDWTPYTHLILRVRGDGRCYMLSISTRGIFDLTWNDVYNYVLHTRGGPYWQYVKVPFSKFVFSSKGRLQDDQTAIMLHEVTNFGITLSDDINGHFKLEIDYIGLENDEYHNEEFAYESYNFSGVRF, from the exons ATGACTACGCgaatatttagaaaagtaTTGACGGATTTTGCGATCGGAAGGAGAAAATTACATGTAACTGTGAATCATTTGTCTTTCTATCAAAAAGATCGAAGATCAGGTTATAAAGTAGTGTATGATAGACCACCACCGGAACAAAACTTGAGCATTATAGGCAGATTACGCGAAGGGTGCCGACAATTGAAGGAAGAGTTTGGTATTTGGTTGGAAGAAATGAGGGAAACGTTGAAAATGGATCCcacttttatatacagaacAAATGAAGTGGATGTTGTGTGGCGATTTAACAAAGATCCAAAATCATTGGATCAGTGGGTTACTAGCTGTGATAGTGATTACGAAGAAGGCTACTCAACAGCAAA ATTAGAATTATCTTCTACTGGAACTGGCATATTCTCTGGTACATTAAGCACTCGTTTGCCCAAAGATGGCAGAATAAAAAGTGCTGGTTTCTGTAATATTACTACAATTCCTAAACAAAGATCCTTCAAACGCGATATTTGTCATGATTGGACGCCATATACTCATCTCATTCTTCGTGTTAGAGGAGATGGCAGATGTTACATGCTGAGTATTTCAACCAGAGGCATATTCGATTTAACGTGGAacgatgtatataattatgtgctTCATACCAGAGGTGGACCTTATTGGCAATATGTTAAAGTACCATTCTccaaatttgtattttcaagTAAAGGCAGGCTGCAGGACGATCAGACAGCCATCATGCTGCATGAAGTCACAAATTTTGGTATTACATTATCAGACGACATTAATGGTCACTTCAAATtagaaattgattatattggtTTGGAGAACGATGAATATCATAACGAAGAGTTTGCTTAtgaatcttataatttttcaggagtcagattttaa
- the LOC126856707 gene encoding vacuolar protein sorting-associated protein 18 homolog, producing MTSMFDQYEQASQRSKQVVAPPIRPDISTAGFIQMKLQDDGPIFTKQKINFLPSDKILHLAVSRNTIVIAMANNILLRIDKKQSDKTEEIDISKYALSMKISGLFLDPLGYHLLITLVPKHGDNPLPEIFYLHRKTTKLKQAGKFKGHEITAVGWNFSNTSETTSGPILLGTSKGLIFETEIGLETDKIFNTSLEQYWRQLPNYLPLYGTKEVGGLVFDLGKNSKPPITGIEFHKIPNADKYVIIVTTLMRIYQYIGAIGNPEEKPLLQQVFYKYLNAQESFSEVINSLPYSKMQFYYPSLDAFPKSFGWLTETGILYAQVDPKSDTNILINQQMLTCPETSLIGNNVSQTTSVPLSFVLTEFHALLLYPDHVKGISLLNQELIFEDIYNDVVGKLIGITKDPATRSIWAYSEQAVFKYRVTKEDRNVWQVYVDKGEFELAKQYCKDNPAHIDQVLIKQAEMLFKNKEYEKSALIYADTHSSFEEISLKFLQEWQIEALKTFLCKKLDGLKTQDKTQITMIVIWVTELFMNQMGALRSSNTSYLHDSQYMELQKQFDSFLAIPKVEECIRRNRSTIYDLMASHGDKDNLIRLTIMHCNYEEVIRQHLYKNNYLEALGVLKSQNNKDLFYRFAGILLQELPRPTVAVLISQGSSLKPAKLLPALVSCNSDEKHAKEIIKFLEFCVYKQNSQEQAIHNFLLSLYARYKQDEVMRYISSQGQDISMVHYDVHYALRLCQEVGLTEACVQLSALLGLWATAVDLALTISVDLAKQIAAMPSDHDDELRKKLWLKIAEHVVREKDDIQQAMKFLQHCDLVRIEDILPFFSDFVTIDHFKEAICNSLQEYNQHIQDLKEEMQEATKAAELIRKDIQAFRTRCTFVHARDTCNTCEVQLLLRPFYVFPCGHKFHSDCLVAALTPMLSMDQRTKLADLQRQLTAISNRPEDTTSMTSVSLSTRDQIKADIDELVASECLYCGELMIESIDKPFIEEEDYERVMKEWT from the exons ATGACATCAATGTTTGATCAGTATGAGCAAGCTTCTCAGCGTTCCAAGCAAGTAGTTGCACCACCAATTCGTCCAGACATT agcACAGCAGGCTTTATTCAAATGAAGCTGCAAGATGATGGGCCAATATTCACTAAAcagaaaattaactttttgccATCTGACAAAATTCTTCACTTGGCTGTTAGTAGGAACACAATTGTGATTGCTATGGCTAACAATATCTTATTGCGCATTGACAAGAAACAGTCTGACAAAACTGAAG AAAttgatatatctaaatatgcaTTGAGCATGAAAATATCTGGCTTGTTTCTGGATCCATTGGGATATCACCTGCTGATAACTCTAGTACCAAAACATGGAGATAATCCATTACCAGAGATATTCTACTTGCATAGGAAGACGACAAAACTCAAACAGGCTGGCAAGTTCAAGGGTCATGAAATCACTGCGGTGGGCTGGAACTTTTCTAATACCTCGGAAACAACCTCTGGTCCCATTTTACTGGGCACTTCTAAGGGTCTGATTTTTGAAACAGAGATTGGACTAGAGActgataagatttttaatacaagTTTGGAGCAATATTGGCGTCag CTTCCGAATTACCTACCTCTTTATGGTACAAAAGAGGTAGGAGGATTG gtaTTTGACTTAGGAAAAAATAGTAAGCCTCCAATCACTGGAAtagaatttcataaaatacctAATGCAGACAAATATGTGATTATTGTAACCACTCTTATgcgaatttatcaatatattggTGCTATTGGCAATCCTGAAGAGAAACCGCTCTTGCaacaagtattttataaatatttaaatgcccAAG agAGTTTCAGCGAAGTAATAAATTCTCTGCCATATtcgaaaatgcaattttattatccatcCTTGGATGCTTTTCCAAAGTCATTTGGATGGTTGACAGAGACTGGTATTTTATATGCCCAG GTGGACCCGAAATCggatacaaatatattgatcAATCAGCAGATGTTGACGTGTCCGGAAACAAGTCTTATTGGTAATAACGTTTCACAAACCACTTCGGTACCATTGTCCTTTGTATTGACGGAATTCCACGCATTATTGCTATACCCAGATCATGTAAAGGGCATATCGCTTCTGAATCAGGAATTGATATTCGAAGACATATACAATGAT GTGGTTGGCAAATTAATTGGCATTACCAAAGATCCCGCGACGAGATCGATTTGGGCTTATAGTGAGCAAGCCGTTTTTAAATACCGAGTAACGAAAGAAGATAGGAATGTTTGGCag GTATACGTCGACAAGGGTGAGTTTGAGCTGGCTAAACAGTATTGTAAAGACAATCCGGCGCACATCGATCAAGTGCTCATTAAGCAGGCAGAAatgctttttaaaaacaaaga atatgAGAAAAGCGCTTTAATATATGCTGACACTCACTCTTCCTTTGAAGAAATCTCATTGAAGTTCCTGCAGGAATGGCAAATTGAGGCATTGAAAACGTTTCTGTGCAAG aaacTTGATGGTTTGAAGACACAAGACAAAACACAGATAACAATGATTGTAATTTGGGTGacagaattatttatgaatcaaATGGGAGCCTTGCGCAGTAGCAACACATCCTATCTCCACGATTCGCAATACATGGAATTGCAGAAACAGTTTGACAGCTTTCTCGCCATCCCCAAAGTCGAg GAATGTATAAGGAGAAATCGTAGCACGATATACGATTTGATGGCCAGTCACGGCGACAAAGACAATTTGATACGTCTTACAATAATGCATTGTAACTATGAGGAAGTGATTCGTCAACAtctgtacaaaaataattatctagagGCACTTGGAGTGCTTAAAAGTCAGAACAATAAAGATCTCTTCTATCGATTCGCGGGAATATTGTTGCAAGAATTGCCGCGGCCTACGGTAGCCGTCTTGATCTCGCAAGGATCATCGCTGAAACCAGCGAAACTTCTGCCAGCTTTAGTCTCGTGCAATAGTGATGAAAAGCAC gcaaaagaaattattaaattcttagaGTTTTGTGTGTATAAACAAAACTCGCAAGAGCAAGCAATCCATAATTTCCTTCTATCATTATACGCGCGTTACAAGCAGGATGAAGTCATGCGATATATAAGCTCTCAAG GTCAAGATATCAGCATGGTGCACTATGACGTGCATTATGCGTTACGATTGTGCCAGGAAGTAGGCTTGACAGAAGCTTGCGTACAATTGTCGGCCTTACTTGGTTTGTGGGCTACCGCTGTGGATCTCGCGCTTACGATCAGTGTGGATCTCGCTAAGCAAATCGCCGCCATGCCTTCTGATCATGACGACGAGCTAAGAAAGAAATTGTGGTTAAAAATAg CGGAGCATGTAGTACGAGAAAAAGATGACATACAGCAagcaatgaaatttttgcaacACTGCGATTTAGTTAGGATAGAAGATATTTTGCCATTCTTTTCCGATTTCGTCACAATTGATCATTTCAAGGAAGCTATTTGCAACTCTTTACAG GAATATAACCAGCATATTCAAGATCTTAAGGAGGAGATGCAAGAAGCCACAAAGGCAGCAGAACTAATCAGGAAGGACATTCAAGCCTTTAGAACCAG ATGCACCTTCGTGCATGCGAGGGATACGTGCAATACATGTGAGGTGCAATTGCTGTTGAGACCTTTCTATGTGTTTCCTTGCGGTCATAAATTTCATAGTGATTGTTTGGTGGCGGCGTTAACCCCGATGTTGTCTATGGATCAAAGGACGAAGCTAGCGGATCTTCAGCGACAATTAACTGCCATCTCGAATCGCCCTGAAGACACTACCTCGATGACATCTGTATCTTTATCTACGAGAGACCAAATCAAGGCTGATATTGACGAATTGGTCGCCTCGGAATGTCTCTACTGTGGAGAGCTTATGATAGA ATCAATAGACAAGCCATTCATCGAGGAAGAAGATTACGAACGCGTGATGAAGGAGTGGACATGA
- the LOC126856714 gene encoding DNA-3-methyladenine glycosylase-like isoform X2: MKRTRAAAKIQQQNTIEKNDEETIQKIQTMVILNERQKLNFKSLQNQDSKNESDTSNPSITTASKKSKSNQRGPNTKIHMKEGEKLKPNTNLGKGKLRAVVDLEMMKKELSQLEDPPTTPWEKELSSNRLQYKFFDIPCEELAQQLLGKVLVRYLENGTILKGRIVETEGYLGAIDKASHTYQNKVTPRNLPMYMPPGTIYVYMTYGMYHCFNISSQEGNAHVLIKAVEPLVGLEYMELLRNMRRKNNGSEKELAKHVTRLKQYELCNNPSNICDAFAIDQDTFDQKLAYACNSLWLEYQPFIRSPTIVAVPSKDSMSEDSCMKTTRYYVLGSASVGEKNSEYEKHAYVAIN; this comes from the exons ATGAAGCGAACAAGAGCAGCTGCGAAAATTCAGCAGCAAAAtacaatcgaaaaaaatgatgaagaaaCTATACAAAAGATCCAAACGATG GTAATATTGAATGAAAGACAAAAACTAAACTTCAAGTCTTTACAAAATCAAGATAGCAAAAATGAATCTGATACAAGCAATCCTTCTATTACTACAGCCTCTAAGAAATCCAAAAGTAATCAGAGAGGGCCAAACACAAAAATTCACATGAAGG aagGAGAAAAGTTGAAACCAAATACGAATCTTGGCAAAGGAAAGTTGAGGGCTGTTGTGGATTTGGAgatgatgaaaaaagaattaagtcAATTAGAGGATCCTCCTACAACACCTTGGGAAAAGGAATTATCTTCTAATCGActgcaatataaattctttgatattCCCTGTGAAGAATTAGCACAGCAACTCCTAG GGAAAGTACTTGTAAGATATCTCGAGAATGGAACTATCCTCAAAGGCAGAATTGTAGAGACTGAGGGATATTTAGGTGCGATCGACAAAGCATCGCACACTTATCAAAACAAAGTTACACCTCGTAATCTACCAATGTACATGCCACCAGGAACTATTTATGTTTACATGACATATGGCATGTACCACTGCTTCAATATCTCTAGTCAAG aGGGAAACGCGCATGTATTGATCAAAGCGGTGGAACCATTAGTGGGCCTCGAGTATATGGAATTGCTAAGAAACATGCGACGCAAGAATAACGGAAGCGAAAAAGAACTCGCGAAACATGTGACGCGTCTAAAGCAATACGAACTTTGTAATAATCCGTCCAATATTTGCGACGCGTTTGCGATCGACCAGGACACTTTCGATCAGAAACTTGCTTATGCGTGTAATAGTCTGTGGCTCGAGTATCAACCCTTTATAAGGTCTCCTACCATAGTAGCTGTGCCGTCCAAAGATTCTATGTCGGAAGATAGCTGTATGAAAACTACGCGATATTATGTCCTGGGAAGTGCCAGCGTTGGCGAAAAAAATTCCGAATACGAGAAGCATGCTTATGTCgcgataaattag
- the LOC126856714 gene encoding DNA-3-methyladenine glycosylase-like isoform X3, whose amino-acid sequence MSTVKMLYCLLYDIYACMCVNICELSHLISPQIIHFRAIGSCETTKLMKRTRAAAKIQQQNTIEKNDEETIQKIQTMVILNERQKLNFKSLQNQDSKNESDTSNPSITTASKKSKSNQRGPNTKIHMKEGEKLKPNTNLGKGKLRAVVDLEMMKKELSQLEDPPTTPWEKELSSNRLQYKFFDIPCEELAQQLLGKVLVRYLENGTILKGRIVETEGYLGAIDKASHTYQNKVTPRNLPMYMPPGTIYVYMTYGMYHCFNISSQEGNAHVLIKAVEPLVGLEYMELLRNMRRKNNGSEKELAKHVTRLKQYELCNNPSNICDAFAIDQDTFDQKLAYACNSLWLEYQPFIRSPTIVAVPSKDSMSEDSCMKTTRYYVLGSASVGEKNSEYEKHAYVAIN is encoded by the exons ATGTCAACTGTCAAGATGctttattgtttattgtatgatatatacgcgtgtatgtgtgtaaatatatgtgaacTTTCTCATTTGATCTCGCCCc aaataattcattttcggGCAATCGGAAGCTGTGAGACAACTAAATTAATGAAGCGAACAAGAGCAGCTGCGAAAATTCAGCAGCAAAAtacaatcgaaaaaaatgatgaagaaaCTATACAAAAGATCCAAACGATG GTAATATTGAATGAAAGACAAAAACTAAACTTCAAGTCTTTACAAAATCAAGATAGCAAAAATGAATCTGATACAAGCAATCCTTCTATTACTACAGCCTCTAAGAAATCCAAAAGTAATCAGAGAGGGCCAAACACAAAAATTCACATGAAGG aagGAGAAAAGTTGAAACCAAATACGAATCTTGGCAAAGGAAAGTTGAGGGCTGTTGTGGATTTGGAgatgatgaaaaaagaattaagtcAATTAGAGGATCCTCCTACAACACCTTGGGAAAAGGAATTATCTTCTAATCGActgcaatataaattctttgatattCCCTGTGAAGAATTAGCACAGCAACTCCTAG GGAAAGTACTTGTAAGATATCTCGAGAATGGAACTATCCTCAAAGGCAGAATTGTAGAGACTGAGGGATATTTAGGTGCGATCGACAAAGCATCGCACACTTATCAAAACAAAGTTACACCTCGTAATCTACCAATGTACATGCCACCAGGAACTATTTATGTTTACATGACATATGGCATGTACCACTGCTTCAATATCTCTAGTCAAG aGGGAAACGCGCATGTATTGATCAAAGCGGTGGAACCATTAGTGGGCCTCGAGTATATGGAATTGCTAAGAAACATGCGACGCAAGAATAACGGAAGCGAAAAAGAACTCGCGAAACATGTGACGCGTCTAAAGCAATACGAACTTTGTAATAATCCGTCCAATATTTGCGACGCGTTTGCGATCGACCAGGACACTTTCGATCAGAAACTTGCTTATGCGTGTAATAGTCTGTGGCTCGAGTATCAACCCTTTATAAGGTCTCCTACCATAGTAGCTGTGCCGTCCAAAGATTCTATGTCGGAAGATAGCTGTATGAAAACTACGCGATATTATGTCCTGGGAAGTGCCAGCGTTGGCGAAAAAAATTCCGAATACGAGAAGCATGCTTATGTCgcgataaattag
- the LOC126856710 gene encoding synaptotagmin-14: MILAGSDHFLAVPVEATAVLGAVAGFVVLLLALFLYLSRKWCFTPPSSTALFGGVCVPLCESTNSSTSQISKNIGKTFSYSDPETSSDSEEDALRRLNSHSHPPPDTLTIQAEDVPTTIVDAGTTSSSCTEEHSPTDQQQCVVEVGASNIILDNREQEIEVEQNESTTNDVITTMGTMVTEEVGSLEVAFLYDAPMREMTVHVLQGRNYPPGIGGSQVRLVLLPSKKQRRKTRVRQGTSPQYMESFLLPRVNPEDVNAMGVRLRVYLWGGRMMRRERLLGEARVSFDQINLQLETTLWLTLQPPLSSSAQDWGTTSSLTRSDSTGSQQSVQSYASTAIPPYGSSMKGGSVAEILIGLAYNGTTGRLSVEIIKGSHFRGGGGNDTKPPDTYVKLALVDSNNHEMGRSKTGLKRAQPNPLYKETFIFQVALFQLGDVTLFLSVYNRRRSGMGRKGREMIGWLSMGLNSSGSEELQHWNDMRTARQPTQVQRWHSLLRP; this comes from the exons ATGATTCTGGCTGGATCAGACCACTTCTTGGCGG TACCAGTGGAAGCGACTGCAGTTCTGGGAGCCGTTGCCGGTTTCGTAGTATTATTGCTGGCCCTCTTCCTCTATTTGTCCCGGAAGTGGTGCTTCACGCCGCCCTCCTCCACGGCGCTTTTCGGCGGAGTCTGTGTGCCTCTCTGTGAGTCCACCAACAGCTCCACATCTCAAATCTCGAAAAACATAg GGAAAACATTCTCCTATTCAGATCCAGAAACAAGCTCAGATTCAGAGGAAGACGCTCTTCGACGATTAAACTCGCATTCACATCCTCCACCGGATACATTAACTATCCAAGCGGAGGATGTACCAACGACCATCGTAG ATGCTGGGACCACTTCCAGTAGCTGCACCGAGGAACATTCCCCAACGGATCAGCAGCAG TGTGTAGTGGAAGTTGGGGCATCTAACATTATACTCGACAATAGAGAACAGGAGATAGAGGTCGAGCAAAATGAATCGACGACCAATGATGTCATCACAACGATGGGTACGATGGTTACCGAGGAAGTTGGTAGTCTGGAAGTCGCTTTCTTATACGATGCCCCAATGCGCGAGATGACA GTTCACGTGTTACAAGGACGAAATTATCCTCCCGGCATCGGCGGCAGTCAGGTACGATTAGTCTTGCTGCCATCAAAGAAGCAAAGACGCAAGACTCGAGTTCGACAAGGAACATCGCCGCAATACATGGAGAGCTTTTTACTTCCTCGCGTAAATCCGGAGGATGTAAACGCAATGGGAGTACGACTTAGGGTATACCTCTGGGGTGGCAGAATGATGCGTCGGGAGAGATTGTTGGGCGAAGCCAGGGTATCCTTTGATCAGATTAATCTTCAACTGGAAACGACTCTCTGGTTGACTCTTCAACCGCCGCTTTCTTCTTCG gcACAAGATTGGGGAACTACCAGCAGTCTAACTCGTAGCGATTCCACGGGATCTCAGCAGTCGGTTCAGTCATATGCCTCTACAGCTATACCACCTTACGGCAGCAGTATGAAAGGTGGTAGCGTTGCCGAAATTCTAATCGGTCTGGCATACAATGGCACGACGGGCCGCTTATCAGTAGAAATAATTAAGGGCTCCCATTTCCGCGGTGGAGGTGGAAATGACACGAAACCACCTGACACCTACGTAAAATTGGCCCTTGTTGACAGCAACAATCACGAAATGGGCCGGTCGAAGACCGGTCTAAAACGCGCTCAGCCAAATCCTCTCTACAaggaaacttttatatttcag GTCGCGTTGTTTCAATTGGGGGACGTAACGCTCTTCCTATCCGTATACAATCGTCGGCGGAGCGGAATGGGTAGAAAAGGACGAGAGATGATCGGCTGGCTTTCTATGGGTTTGAATAGCTCCGGATCTGAGGAACTGCAGCATTGGAATGACATGCGGACGGCGAGGCAACCGACGCAAGTACAACGCTGGCACTCGCTATTGCGTCCTTGA
- the LOC126856718 gene encoding probable cardiolipin synthase (CMP-forming), translated as MSYFTVLRFKQRSTVLSKGLIEQCLRQYLMCQGRLYVVESENRYRHCIGAKDRAIRRKTWRTRILQDIKHTRRKVEEIIEKENIWTIPNLLCMGRIMTSPFLSYLILSQDYQIALWLLAFAGISDLADGWIARTWTSQASKLGSFLDPVADKLLVGTLFLSLAWVGLIPVPLTCLVIARDIALVSAASYIRYHSLPPPKTLARYFDPTHATVQLAPTLISKLNTGVQLSLVAGMLAAPVFHFVDHPILQYLCYLTAFTTIAGGVSYLLSKDTYKLLRKKKKTQTP; from the exons atgagctACTTTACTGTTCTACGATTTAAACAAAGATCTACAGTTTTAAGCAAAGGCTTAATAGAGCAATGTTTGAGACAATATCTGATGTGCCAAGGCAGACTCTATGTTGTAGAAAGTGAAAATCGTTATAGACATTGTATCGGTGCAAAAGATCGAGCAATTCGGAGAAAAACATGGCGAACACGTATATTGCAGGATATTAAACATACGAGAAGAAAAGTAGAGGAAATTatagaaaaggaaaatatctGGACAATACCCAATTTGCTTTGCATGGGTCGCATAATGACGTCGCCGTTTTtaagttatttgattttatcacaGGATTATCAG ATAGCGCTATGGCTGCTTGCATTTGCAGGAATCAGTGATTTAGCGGACGGATGGATTGCACGTACTTGGACATCGCAGGCTTCTAAACTTGGAAGTTTTTTGGACCCAGTAGCAGACAAATTGCTCGTTGGAACACTTTTCCTCTCTTTAGCGTGGGTTGGTTTGATACCAGTTCCACTTACTTGTCTCGTTATCGCGCGTGATATTGCTCTAGTATCTGCTGCATCTTACATTAGATATCATTCCCTGCCTCCACCA AAAACCTTAGCAAGGTATTTTGATCCTACACATGCTACTGTACAATTGGCACCAACCTTAATAAGCAAGCTAAATACTGGGGTGCAACTGTCTCTGGTTGCTGGAATGCTGGCTGCTCCCGTTTTCCATTTTGTAGACCATCCAATCTTACAATATCTCTGTTATTTAACAGCGTTTACGACTATTGCGGGAGGTGTCAGTTATCTGTTGTCAAAAGACACATATAAATTgttgagaaagaagaagaagactcAGACTCCTTAA